From the Geobacter sp. genome, the window GCCACCTCCCCATGCGGGCTTACCGGAATCGGCGCGGAGGCGCGACTCGCCTCCGGTGGTGGAATTGCTTAACTGCTGGACAATGAGGTAGGTCTTGCCATCGCGTCCCAGGGCGATGGAGCCTCTGGCGACGATCTCGTCACCGAGTTTGAGGGGAATACCCTTGCTGCGCCAATAATTCTTCGGTCCGAGCACCAGATGAACATATTCGCCATCTTGCTGGAGAACTGCCAGTGCCGGTCCTGTAGTGCCTTCGATGTCGACTCGGGTGAGATGCCCGGTAATGGAGGTGACAGTATTCTGGTCATACCCCGCGGTGAGGTCGAGGCCGCTCTTCTCCCACTCGCTTTCCATGCCGAACCATCCTGCCGTTGCCGGTTGCGGGGAGAGCAGTGCAAGAATGATCAGGGCGAGCAGGATGAATGAGCGGCCTTTTTCCATGGTATCTCCTCGTTAATGCGTGGCTGGTGAGCCGTAGCCTGTCCCGTCCAGGGGCGGTACTACATTGCCGGTACCGTCGCCGGGGCCGAGGCGGCGCGCTGCGCCTTTGTCCGTATCAGTGCTGGTGGTGGTAAGGTCGGTGCTGCTGCCGTCCTTCAGCTGCTGCTTGGTCTGGGTCTTGATCTTTGCCTGGGTCTTCGTTTTCGTCTGGGTCTTCGTCTTTACCTGTGACTTCACCTGGGTCTTGATCTGCTGTCCGCTGCCGCCGACTCCTCCGCTTGCAAAGGCCTCGCAGCTGAACGCCAGGGCACATGCCGCTGCCAGGGTGAATACTGCCAATCTCGCTGTTTTCATGATGTCCTCCATGGGTCGTAAGTGTGGTGCCTCTATTCTACAGCTTCTCACAAATCGTACCAATCAGGGAGGTGCTGCTAACTATACTGAATCGTTGCTCTCTATCGGCCCGGTGCAGGCCTCTTGACGCCAATAATGATGCAGGAATTGCACCTGCAAGAACCGTCTTTGCACCATTGTAACATTATTCGCCGATCAGCCCGTAGCTTTTTAACCGGTACTGCAGGGTCCGCTTGGAGATGCCGAGTTGCTCCGCAGCAAGGCGGCGGTTGTTCCCGCAACTCTGCAGGGCGGCAAGGATGGTTTCGCGTTCGATCTCGTCGAGGACGTTCCCCGGCACCTGTTTCTGCCGCTGCTGCTGCAGCGACTCCGGCAGGTCGGCGGGTTGCAGTATGCCGCGGCCGAGGATGACGGCACGTTCCATGATATTCTGCAACTCACGGATGTTTCCCGGCCAGGGGTAGCTCTTGAGAACGGCAGCCGTATCCCGCGCGATGCCGGTTACCTGCTTGCCGGTGAGCCGGGCAAAGCGGCGGATGAAATAATCGACCAGGGCCGGCAGGACATCGGTTCTCTCCCGCAGGGGGGGGAGCGTCAAGGGAAACACATTGAGCCGGTAAAAGAGGTCTTCCCGGAACTGCCGAAGCTGGACCTCTTCTGCGAGGTTGCGGTTCGTCGCGACGATGATCCGCACATCAGTGCGGATCTCCTTGCTCCCCCCAACCCGCTCGAACGCTCTCTCCTGGATGACGCGCAGCAGCTTGGCCTGGAGGGTAAAGGGGAGCTCTCCGATCTCGTCGAGGAAGAGCGTGCCGCCGTTGGCCAGCTCGAACTTCCCCCGTCGGGCCTGTACCGCACCGGTAAAGGCACCCCGCTCGTGGCCGAACAGCTCGCTTTCCAGAAGATTTTCCGGAATGGCGGCGCAGTTGACCGCCACGAAACTGTGTTCGCGACGGGGGCTCAGCAGGTGGATGGAACGGGCCACCAGCTCTTTGCCGGTGCCGCTTTCCCCCTGGATCAGCACGGTGGCCTGGGTTGGGGCTACTTCTCCCACCAGGCGGCGGACTTCCCCCATTGCCACACCCGCAAAAATCAACTCCTCCGGCGGCAGCCCGGCTGCCTCGGTTTCTTTCAGCGCCAGATAATCGCGCTCGCGACGGGTTGCTTCCAGAGCCTTCCTCACCACCGCCCGCAGCGTGTCGGGGTCCTTGAGCGGCTTGGTGAGGAAGTCGAACACCCCCTCCTTGACCGACGTCACTGCCTCCTCGATGGTGCCAAAGGCGGTGATCAGGATGAACGGGGGGGGCGTCGCATCCGTGCGGATGGTACGAAACAGGTCGAGTCCGCTCATCCCGGTCATCTTGAGATCGGAGATCACCAGGTCGAAGTTCTCCCGTTTCAGCACGGACAGTGCCTCTTCGGCAGACGTTGTCTCGCGGGGGTCATGTCCTTCCCCGGCCAGAATCGTCCGGAGAAGACCACGAAAGGTGGTGTCATCCTCCACGATCAGAATGCGTGCGCCCATCTTGGTTCCTTTCCCATCCGTCACGAAGCTGACGGTAGTACCACCCTGAAGGTGCTCCCCTCACCTTGTGTGCTCTCCACGTAGATGGTTCCCCCCATCTCTTCGGCAAATTTGCGGCAGATGGCGAGGCCCAGGCCGCTGCCGCGCGCCCGGGTAGTGAAAAACGGTTCGAAGATCCGTTTCAGTTCATCCGGAGAGATGCCGTGACCGGTGTCGGTTACGGCTATTTCCGCATGCCTGCCGCGACGGCGGGCATGCACCGAAAGGCGGCCCCCTTCGGGCATGGCCTGCAGTGCGTTCTGCAGAAGGTTGAGCAAGATCTGCTCCAGCCGGTCACGGTCCCCGTTGACCGTCAGATCGCTGCTGTTGCCGTACTCGATGGAGACACCCTGGAGGGCAGCGGTCCTCTCCAGCAGCCCGACGCAGTGGGACAGCAGCTCGGACAACGCAACAGGCTCAAGGATCAGCGGCTCCTGTCGCGCATAGGCCAAAAGGTCGTTCACCAGCCCTTCCAGACGTTGGGCCTCGGTGACGATCAGGTTGGTGAAGGTCTTTTCTTCGTCCCCCTCAAGCTGTTCACCCAACAGCTGCGCGTATCCCTTGATTCCCGAAAGCGGATTGCGCACCTCGTGGGCCAGTATTGCTCCCATGGTGCCCAGTTGTGCCAGGCGTTCCCGGTTGGCCATCTCCTGGCGGTGCAGGCTCGCTCGCCGTGCCGCCCGATAGAGAAAGATGCCCATCACCCAGCCGGTGACCAGCAGGCTTATTACCACGACGATCCCCATCTTTGCCCGACGGACCATGGCATCGGCCCGGTAGGCATGGAGGGCGAGACGGAGTGCCAGGACCTTTCCTCCCAGATGCAGGGGGGTGGTGAGTTCGTAGACCTCCTCGCCGGTGCCGAGGAATACGCGGCTTTCCATGAAGCCATCGTCGACGAAGACCGGCAGAAAGCGCTGGTCTTCCACCACGCTGCCGACCAGGTCGGGGTTGGTATGGAAGAGCCGGGTGCCGTCCCGGTCGAGGATGGTGAAATAGGCGACGTCTCTGCTGTGCAGGCGGCGCAGGATGGCGAGCGAGGGGTCGCGGCTGGCCAGCGATTCGATGGCGGAGGTCAGGGAAAGACCGAGCCCACGCAGGCTTTCAGCCGCAACGGGAGTGGCCGTCCGGTAATTGTGGACAGCGAAAGCCGACAGCAGCAGCGAGAGGAGCACTCCTGCGGCTATCAACCAGATCATGAGCATTTTGTTGCGGATGATCTGCAGCCAGTCATTGATCGGTTGCGTCATGGCAGTACACGTGAGGTCATCTGGTCGTTCCGTCTCCTCAGCTCGTCCTGCGATCCAGTGTCCGGTACTGGATCGCCTCGGAGAGGTGCTGCTCGCGGATCTGTTCGGACCCTTCGAGATCGGCGATGGTCCGGGCCACCTTGAGGATCCTGGTGTAGCTGCGGGCAGAGAGTCCCAGTCGGTCGGT encodes:
- a CDS encoding response regulator encodes the protein MGARILIVEDDTTFRGLLRTILAGEGHDPRETTSAEEALSVLKRENFDLVISDLKMTGMSGLDLFRTIRTDATPPPFILITAFGTIEEAVTSVKEGVFDFLTKPLKDPDTLRAVVRKALEATRRERDYLALKETEAAGLPPEELIFAGVAMGEVRRLVGEVAPTQATVLIQGESGTGKELVARSIHLLSPRREHSFVAVNCAAIPENLLESELFGHERGAFTGAVQARRGKFELANGGTLFLDEIGELPFTLQAKLLRVIQERAFERVGGSKEIRTDVRIIVATNRNLAEEVQLRQFREDLFYRLNVFPLTLPPLRERTDVLPALVDYFIRRFARLTGKQVTGIARDTAAVLKSYPWPGNIRELQNIMERAVILGRGILQPADLPESLQQQRQKQVPGNVLDEIERETILAALQSCGNNRRLAAEQLGISKRTLQYRLKSYGLIGE
- a CDS encoding histidine kinase, with the protein product MRNKMLMIWLIAAGVLLSLLLSAFAVHNYRTATPVAAESLRGLGLSLTSAIESLASRDPSLAILRRLHSRDVAYFTILDRDGTRLFHTNPDLVGSVVEDQRFLPVFVDDGFMESRVFLGTGEEVYELTTPLHLGGKVLALRLALHAYRADAMVRRAKMGIVVVISLLVTGWVMGIFLYRAARRASLHRQEMANRERLAQLGTMGAILAHEVRNPLSGIKGYAQLLGEQLEGDEEKTFTNLIVTEAQRLEGLVNDLLAYARQEPLILEPVALSELLSHCVGLLERTAALQGVSIEYGNSSDLTVNGDRDRLEQILLNLLQNALQAMPEGGRLSVHARRRGRHAEIAVTDTGHGISPDELKRIFEPFFTTRARGSGLGLAICRKFAEEMGGTIYVESTQGEGSTFRVVLPSAS